The proteins below come from a single Panicum hallii strain FIL2 chromosome 7, PHallii_v3.1, whole genome shotgun sequence genomic window:
- the LOC112899565 gene encoding beta-hordothionin-like isoform X1 has translation MGSKGLKSVIICVLILAGIILEVEGKSCCKSTLARNCYNVCRLRGARSVCATTCGCKIIKGTKCPSGFPKLNLLPNSGEPDTVEYCKLGCVSSMCDTMNNAPEFVGKEMKSDMESCSDACDRFCNGDAHIASIAA, from the exons ATGGGGAGCAAGGGTCTTAAGAGTGTAATCATTTGTGTGCTGATACTAGCAGGGATAATCTTGGAAGTAGAGGGCAAGAGTTGTTGCAAGAGCACTCTAGCAAGAAACTGCTACAATGTATGTCGTCTGAGGGGGGCTCGGTCAGTCTGTGCAACAACATGTGGCTGTAAAATTATAAAAGGCACTAAATGCCCATCTGGCTTTCCTAAATTGAACCTTCTCCCGAACTCTG GTGAACCAGATACAGTTGAGTACTGCAAGTTGGGATGTGTGTCTTCTATGTGCGACACCATGAATAATG CTCCAGAATTTGTTGGCAAAGAGATGAAGAGCGACATGGAAAGCTGCAGTGATGCATGTGACCGTTTCTGCAATGGGGATGCCCACATCGCGTCCATTGCTGCGTAA